The genome window CGTCCTGCAGCGCCTCGGCGGTGGCGGTCGGGTTGTTCCAGTAGCCGGTGAAGACCTGCGGGCCCTTGAAGCAGACCTCGCCGTCCTCGGCGATCCGCACGGCGGAGCCGGGCAGCGGCTGGCCGACCGTGCCGATCTTCTGCTTGTCGTGCGGGTTGAAGGCGGTGGCGCCGGCCGTCTCGGTCAGGCCGTAGCCCTCCAGCACGGTGAAGCCGATGCCCCGGTAGAAGTGGCCCAGCCGCTCGCCCAGCGGCGCGCCGCCGGAGATCGCGTGGGTGGCCCGGCCGCCGAGCGCGGCCCGCAGCTTGCTGTAGACCAGCTTGTCGAAGACCTTGTGCTTGAGCCGCAGCAGCAGGCCGGCGCCGCCGACCTCCAGGGCCCGGCTGTAGGCGATCGCCACGTCGGTGGCCTGGTCGAAGATCTTGCCCTTGCCCTCGGACTGGGCCTTCGCCCGCGCCGTGTTGAAGACCTTCTCGAAGACCCGGGGCACGCCCAGGATCAGGGTCGGCCGGAACGAGGCCAGCTCGGCGGTGACGTCCTTGATGTCCGAGACGTGGCCCAGCTTGGTGGCGGAGATGAAGGTCGCGACCTCGGCGATCCGGCCGAGCACGTGGGCCAGCGGCAGGAAGAGCAGCGTGGAGCTCTGACCGGGGACGAAGAGCTCCGGCATCCTGGTGGTCACGTTGCCGAGCTCGTGCATGAAGTTGCGGTGGGTCAGCTGACAGCCCTTCGGGCGGCCGGTGGTGCCCGAGGTGTAGACGATCGAGGCGAGCGAGTCCGGTCCGGGCTCGCGGCGGCGCTCGGCGATCGTCGCGTCCGCGACGTCGGCGCCGAGTTCGGCCAGCTCGGCCAGGCCGTCGCGCTCGATCTGCCAGGTGTGCCGCAGCTCGGGCAGCTGCTCGCGCACCGACTCGACCACGGCGGCGTGGCCGTCGGTCTCGGTGACCACCGCGACCGCGCCGGAGTCGCCGAGGATCCACTGCACCTGCTCGGCCGAGGAGGTCTCGTAGACCGGCACGGTGATCGCGCCCGCGCACCAGATCGCGAAGTCCAGCAGGGTCCACTCCCAGCGGGTGCGCGACATCACGGCGACCCGGTCGCCCGGCCGCACCCCGGCGGCGACCAGGCCCTTGGCGGCCTGGTGCACCTCGGCGAGGAAAGCAGCGGCGGTGACGTCCTGCCAGCGGCCGTCCACCTTCTTCGCGAGCACCACCCCGGCGGGGCTGCGCTCGGCGTTCTGGTGGACCAGGTCGGAGAGGTTGCCACCGCTCGGGACCTGGTAGAGGGCCGGAAGGCTGAACTCGTCGAGCACTGCTGCTCCTCGTCTGCGACGCTGCGGGACGGCAGGACGTTACTGCCCGGTAGTCAGCTTGGGGTAGGGGGGTCGGGTTTCTTGTTCGAAGTGTCACATCCGCGGACGAACCCTGACCGAACGTCGTTCGTTGCGATTCGCACGATACGGCAGCCGCAAGGTGACCCATGGGTAGCCCCCGCACGCACGGGCGCCGAGCCCGCGCGCGGTAGCCTTCCATGGCACCGACCGCGCGCACGGGACACACGGAGGCCCACCCATGGCGGAACACACCAGGTCGAGCATCGTCATCGCGGCGACCCCGGCCGAGGTGATGGCGGTGATCGCCGACTTCGAGGCGTACCCCGCCTGGACGGGTGAGGTCAAGGAGATCGAGGTGCTCGGCCGCACCGCCGAGGGCCGCGCCGGCGAGGTCCGGCTGCTGCTGGACGCCGGCGCGATCCGCGACGAGCACGTGCTGGCCTACACCTGGGACGGCGACCGCGAGGTCTCCTGGACCCTGGTGAAGAGTCAGATGCTCCGCTCGCTGGACGGCTCCTACGCGCTGGCCCCGACCGCCGGCGGCACCGAGGTGACCTACCAGCTGGCCGTCGACGTGAAGATCCCGATGCTCGGCATGATCAAGCGCAAGGCCGAGAAGGTCATCATCGACCGCGCGCTGGCCGGTCTGAAGAAGCGGGTCGAGACGCCCTGATGACCAGGCTGGTGCTGGTCACCGGGGACGGACCGGCGATCCCCGCGGTGGCCGCCGCGAGCGCGGCGCACAGCGCGGCGCAGGGTGCGCGCACCCTGCTGCTGGCCGCCGACGACCCGCACCGGCTGCTGGACGAGCAGGTCGGCGTCCGGCTCACCGACGCCGCCGCCCCGGTCCGCGACGGGCTCTGGGCGCTGCGGCTGGACGAGCAGCAGGCCTTCCGGCACGCCGTGGCCGCGCTCGACGGCAAGCTGCGCACCGGTTACGACCTGCTGGGCGTCGAGCCGCTGGACCCGGAGGAGCTCACCGCGCTGCCCGGCACCCGCCAACTCGCCCTGCTGCGCGCGCTGCGCCGCCCCGCCGACGCCTACGACCTGATCGTGGTCGCCGCCCCCGGGCCCGCCGAGCTGACCGCGGCCCTGGCGCTGCCCGAGCAGCTGGACCGCTACCTGGCCCGGCTGCTGCCCGAGCAGCGGCAGGCCGCCCGGGCGCTGCGCCCGCTGCTGGCGGCGGTGGCCGGGGTGCCGATGCCGGCCGACTGGATCTACTCGGCGCGGGCCTGGGCGGCGGCGGAGCTGGCCGCCACCCGGCAGGTGATCGAGTCGCCGCGGACCTCGGTGCGGCTCGCGCTGAGCGCCCCGGCCGGCTCGGTGCCGGCGTTGCGCCGGGCGGCGGCCGGGCTGGCGCTGTTCGGGCACCGGCTGGACGCGGTCGCGGTGCACCGCGCGCTGCCCGCCGCCGCGGTGGACTCCGCCGACCCCTGGCTGGCCGCCCGGGCGGCGGCCGAGCGGGCCGAGCTGGCGGGGATCGCGCTGGGCGTACCGGTGCTGACGGCGGACCAGACGGCCGAGGGGCCGGACGCGGTGGCCGCCCAGCTGTTCGGAGCGGAGCCGGCGCCCGAGCCGGCCGCCCGCTGGCCGTGGACCGCCGAGGACCGGCTGGCCGAGGACGGGGTGCTGCTCTGGCGGCTGGCCGCGCCCGGCGCCGACCGGGCCGACCTGGAGCTGGTGCGGCGCGGCGACGAGCTGGTGGTGGCGCTCGGCCCGTACCGGCGGATCCTGCCGCTGCCCGGCGCGCTGCGCCGCTGCACGGTGGCCGGGGCGGCGCTGCGTGACGGCGAGTTGACGCTGCGTTTCACGCCGGACCCGGCACTCTGGCCGGAGCGGGCGCAGCGGTAGCCCGGCACCGCGGACCGGCCCCCGGCAGCCGGTAGCGTCGAACCCGAGCCACCGTTCGAGGGAGACGCGTCATGAACGATTCAAGCCCTGTCGACAACCCGTTGGTCGACGAAGTGCGCAAGCTGATCGCCGGCGTGGGGGAGCAGGCCCAGCAGGCGTTCGGCCGGTTCCGGGCCGAGAACCCCGAGGTCTACCGCCATCTCAGCGCCGCCGGCAGCGAGTTGCTGGCCGCCTACCGGGCCGCCGTGGCCGGCCACGAACGCCGCTGGTCGGCACCCGAACCGGCGGACGCCGAGCACATCCACCTGGACGAGGAGCCGCCGGGCGCGCCCGCGGCCGAGCCCCGGGAGCCGAACGCCGAGCCGCCCGCCGAGCCCGGGGTCCGAGACGTCTAGACCAGATGACCGAACGGGTACTGGTCGTCACCGAACGGGTTCAATCGTACGACTTTTGAAGCCTCGCGGCGGGGTTACCTGAACCTTGTCTTCGGATAATGTATGGCCAAGTGTGTACGGGAGCACGGCCGGGCGGTAGCGTTCCGCCCCATCGGGCATGAGCGAATGACTGAGGGACACATGGCTCTGACCATCGGCGTCGACGTCGGCGGCACCAAGATCGCGGCCGGCGTGGTCGACGAGAACGGCGAGATCCTGGCCCGCACCCGGGTGCCCACGCCGGCCGACCCGCAGTGGGCGGTCGACGCGATCGCCCAGGCCGTTCGCGAACTCAAGGAGCAGTACCCGGCGGTCGAGGCGGTCGGTGTCGGCGCCCCCGGCTTCGTCGACCGCGAGCGCTCCACGGTGATCTTCGCCCCGAACATCGACTGGGAGAACGAGCCGCTGCGCAGCCGGATCGAGGAGCTCACCGGCCTCGACGCGGTGGTGGAGAACGACGCCAACTGCGCGGCCTGGGCCGAGTTCCGGTTCGGCGCGGCGGCCGAGCACACCGACATGGTGCTGATCACGGTCGGCACCGGCATCGGCGGCGGCATCGTGCTGGACGGCCGGCTGCACCGCGGCCGGTTCGGCGTGGCCGGCGAGATCGGCCACCTCAACATGGTGCCGGACGGGCTGCTCTGCGGCTGCGGCGGCCACGGCTGCTGGGAGCAGTACGCCTCCGGGCGGGCGCTGCGCCGCTACGGCCGGGAGAAGGCGGCCGCCGACCCGGTGGCCGGCAAGCGGGTACTGGAGCTGAACGACGGGGTGGCCGAGACCATCCGCGGCATCCACGTCACCGAGGCGGCCGAGGCCGGCGACCCGCTGGCGCTGGAGGTCTACCAGGAGGTCGCCGACTGGCTGGGCCGCGGCATGGCCGACCTGGCGGCGCTCTTCGACCCGGGCGTCTTCGTGCTCGGCGGCGGCGTCTCGGACTCCGGGCGGCTGCTGCTGGACCCGGTGGCCAAGGCCTTCGCGCACTACCTGACCGGCGGGGTGCACCGGCCGCGGGCCGACGTGGTGCTGGCCTCGATGGGGTCGGCGGCCGGGATCGTCGGCGCGGGCGACCTGGCGCGCACCCGCTGACGGTGCGTCAATGCGGCTCGGGGCCCGGCCGGTTCGGCCGGGCCCCGCTCTTCTTCGACGCCCTGTCAGACCACCGCGCCGCCGTGCGGGTCCGGCGGGTCGCCCGGGTCGCGGTCCTTCATCCGCACCACCAGGGTGACGAAGCCGCCGAGGAAGGCGGTCAGCCCGACCCAGGCCGGCCAGCCGGCGACCTCGCGCCAGACCAGCGCGTCGAAGAGCAGCAGCGCCGGGCCGCCGAGCACGGCGATCCAGGCGAAGGTCGCGGTGGTGTCGCCGGTCGGCAGCGGGGGCGGCTCCGGCGGCACGAAGTGGCCCTCGTCCGGGTCCTCGGCCGCCGCCCAGTCGCGCGGACCGTCCACCGGGGTGCGCGGTCGGGGCTGCGGGGTGAAGCCGGCGATGTCGGAGCGGGCGCGCAGGTTCTCCGCCTCGGGCCAGTCCGGGCGGGTCAGGTCCACCGGGTCGTCGAACTGCGCCACCAGGGCGGCGAAGATCGCGTCCTGCTCGGCCTGGTCCACCGGCTCCGGGCGGCGGTCGGCCTCCCGCTCGGGCTCGCGGGTGCGCTCCTCGTCGTCGCCCGCGGGGTTGTTCTCGTGCTCGTGCTCGTGCACTGCCGGCCCTTCGGTCCTGGTGGCCCTCAGCCCCGCTGGTCGGTGGCTGCGGCGGGCTGCGCGACGCCGGTCAGGCGCCGGACGAACCCGAGGGACTCCTCGAAGATCAGTTCGGCGTCCCGGTCCAGGGTCGCCACGTGGAAGCTCTGCTCGCACAGTCGCTCCGTCACATCGACCGAGGATATCCGGGCGAGGACCAGAGCGGAGTTCGCCGGGGAGACCACGTGGTCCTGCGGGCTGCGCAGCAGCAGCACCGGCTGACGGACCGACGGCAGCGCCCGCCGCACCTCGTGCCAGAACCGGTTCAGCGACCAGGCCGCGTCCAGCGGGATCCGGTCGTAGCCCAGCTCCCGGGCGTCGGGGTCGGCGATGTCGCCGCCGATCCCGGGCACGCTGGGCACCAGGTGGCGCAGCACCGGCAGCAGCGGCGCGGCCGGGTTGTCGGAACGCACCGAGGGGTTGACGACCACCACGCCGGCGACCTCCTCGCCGTGGTCGGCGGCCAGCTTCAGGGCCAGGCCGCCGCCCATCGACAGGCCGAAGACGAAGACCCGCTCGCACTGCCCGAGCAGCCGGCCCAGCTCCCGGGAGACCTCCGCGTACCAGTCCTCCCAGCGGGTCACCCCGAGGTCCTGCCAGCGGGTGCCGTGGCCGGGCAGCAGCGGGAGCGAGACGGTCAGGCCGGCCGCGGCGAGGAACTCGGCCCACGG of Kitasatospora viridis contains these proteins:
- a CDS encoding AMP-dependent synthetase/ligase; protein product: MLDEFSLPALYQVPSGGNLSDLVHQNAERSPAGVVLAKKVDGRWQDVTAAAFLAEVHQAAKGLVAAGVRPGDRVAVMSRTRWEWTLLDFAIWCAGAITVPVYETSSAEQVQWILGDSGAVAVVTETDGHAAVVESVREQLPELRHTWQIERDGLAELAELGADVADATIAERRREPGPDSLASIVYTSGTTGRPKGCQLTHRNFMHELGNVTTRMPELFVPGQSSTLLFLPLAHVLGRIAEVATFISATKLGHVSDIKDVTAELASFRPTLILGVPRVFEKVFNTARAKAQSEGKGKIFDQATDVAIAYSRALEVGGAGLLLRLKHKVFDKLVYSKLRAALGGRATHAISGGAPLGERLGHFYRGIGFTVLEGYGLTETAGATAFNPHDKQKIGTVGQPLPGSAVRIAEDGEVCFKGPQVFTGYWNNPTATAEALQDGWFATGDLGSLDSDGFLTITGRKKEIIITAGGKNVAPAVIEDRIRAHPLVGEVMVVGDRKPFIACLITVDQEFLPKWLELNHRPAATLAELREDPQLLAALQEAVDEGNKAVSHAEAVKKFKLLDTVFSEENGYLTPSLKLKRNVVLKDYAAEIEALYRK
- a CDS encoding SRPBCC family protein; this encodes MAEHTRSSIVIAATPAEVMAVIADFEAYPAWTGEVKEIEVLGRTAEGRAGEVRLLLDAGAIRDEHVLAYTWDGDREVSWTLVKSQMLRSLDGSYALAPTAGGTEVTYQLAVDVKIPMLGMIKRKAEKVIIDRALAGLKKRVETP
- a CDS encoding ArsA family ATPase produces the protein MTRLVLVTGDGPAIPAVAAASAAHSAAQGARTLLLAADDPHRLLDEQVGVRLTDAAAPVRDGLWALRLDEQQAFRHAVAALDGKLRTGYDLLGVEPLDPEELTALPGTRQLALLRALRRPADAYDLIVVAAPGPAELTAALALPEQLDRYLARLLPEQRQAARALRPLLAAVAGVPMPADWIYSARAWAAAELAATRQVIESPRTSVRLALSAPAGSVPALRRAAAGLALFGHRLDAVAVHRALPAAAVDSADPWLAARAAAERAELAGIALGVPVLTADQTAEGPDAVAAQLFGAEPAPEPAARWPWTAEDRLAEDGVLLWRLAAPGADRADLELVRRGDELVVALGPYRRILPLPGALRRCTVAGAALRDGELTLRFTPDPALWPERAQR
- a CDS encoding DUF5304 family protein encodes the protein MNDSSPVDNPLVDEVRKLIAGVGEQAQQAFGRFRAENPEVYRHLSAAGSELLAAYRAAVAGHERRWSAPEPADAEHIHLDEEPPGAPAAEPREPNAEPPAEPGVRDV
- a CDS encoding ROK family glucokinase encodes the protein MALTIGVDVGGTKIAAGVVDENGEILARTRVPTPADPQWAVDAIAQAVRELKEQYPAVEAVGVGAPGFVDRERSTVIFAPNIDWENEPLRSRIEELTGLDAVVENDANCAAWAEFRFGAAAEHTDMVLITVGTGIGGGIVLDGRLHRGRFGVAGEIGHLNMVPDGLLCGCGGHGCWEQYASGRALRRYGREKAAADPVAGKRVLELNDGVAETIRGIHVTEAAEAGDPLALEVYQEVADWLGRGMADLAALFDPGVFVLGGGVSDSGRLLLDPVAKAFAHYLTGGVHRPRADVVLASMGSAAGIVGAGDLARTR
- a CDS encoding alpha/beta hydrolase — encoded protein: MPLLPGAEPYHHRGGPTGVLLCHGFTGSPQGLRPWAEFLAAAGLTVSLPLLPGHGTRWQDLGVTRWEDWYAEVSRELGRLLGQCERVFVFGLSMGGGLALKLAADHGEEVAGVVVVNPSVRSDNPAAPLLPVLRHLVPSVPGIGGDIADPDARELGYDRIPLDAAWSLNRFWHEVRRALPSVRQPVLLLRSPQDHVVSPANSALVLARISSVDVTERLCEQSFHVATLDRDAELIFEESLGFVRRLTGVAQPAAATDQRG